Proteins found in one Amycolatopsis umgeniensis genomic segment:
- a CDS encoding AsnC family transcriptional regulator has product MNLDDLDWQLLELLQSDGRLTFSELGRRVSLSAPAVTERVRRLEEKGVITGYSASVDLTKLGLPIEAMIRAKVRSLDTARFREAILVLPQVLDADHVTGDECWLVRVACQNTAELEELVERMQRYGETTTSLVFSSPVRRRAVGRPSG; this is encoded by the coding sequence GTGAACCTCGATGATCTCGACTGGCAGCTGCTCGAGCTGCTGCAGTCCGACGGACGGCTGACCTTCTCGGAGCTCGGTCGACGAGTGTCGCTGTCCGCGCCCGCGGTGACCGAGCGGGTCCGGCGCCTCGAGGAGAAGGGGGTCATCACCGGCTACTCGGCCAGCGTCGACTTGACGAAGCTCGGGCTGCCGATCGAGGCGATGATCCGGGCGAAGGTGCGGAGCCTCGACACCGCTCGCTTCCGAGAAGCCATCCTCGTACTGCCCCAGGTGCTCGACGCCGATCACGTCACGGGGGACGAGTGCTGGTTAGTGCGAGTTGCCTGTCAGAACACTGCGGAGCTGGAGGAGCTCGTAGAGCGGATGCAGCGCTATGGGGAGACGACGACTTCGCTGGTGTTCTCGTCGCCGGTCCGCCGACGTGCGGTCGGCCGGCCGAGCGGTTGA
- a CDS encoding rhodanese-like domain-containing protein, whose translation MTIEPRVLTSPALDSATAAAHLRAELALDVDPDDLIRDLTADTQRGYVVVETRAPEAFASARIPGAINLPYRDLTPESVSNLDRSLVYVCYCESIHCNAATKGALKLAEFGFKVKRLSGGITAWQAAGYPVDRDTLALSLTSAPTPRCAC comes from the coding sequence ATGACGATCGAACCCCGCGTACTGACGTCCCCGGCTCTGGACAGCGCGACCGCGGCCGCGCACCTTCGCGCCGAGCTCGCCCTCGATGTGGACCCCGATGACTTGATCCGCGATCTCACCGCCGATACCCAGCGTGGATACGTGGTCGTCGAGACCCGGGCTCCCGAAGCCTTCGCGTCGGCTCGCATCCCCGGCGCGATCAATCTCCCCTACCGGGACCTGACGCCCGAGTCGGTCAGCAACCTCGACCGCAGTCTCGTCTACGTCTGCTACTGCGAGAGCATTCACTGCAACGCCGCGACCAAGGGAGCCCTGAAACTCGCGGAGTTCGGCTTCAAGGTCAAACGCCTCTCCGGCGGTATCACCGCCTGGCAAGCAGCCGGCTATCCCGTCGACCGGGACACCCTCGCGCTCTCCCTCACTTCCGCCCCCACCCCACGCTGCGCCTGCTGA
- a CDS encoding glutamine amidotransferase-related protein gives MTAPKLLVIQPDESDPIGPLGDWLTEAGAELDIRLPPEQDLPADLDGYAGVVCLGGGMGANDDAAHPWLADVRKLLSKAASTHIPTLAICLGGQLLATALGGIVATGDQGPEVGPGLVSKKDAAWTDPLFADLPLMQDVLQFHNDAITRLPAGAELLASSPRYAYQAFRFDRCAYGVQFHIETTPDIVLDWARQSPEMAELTRPDALTPENLAQVHADITETWRPFAHRFVRLVSGDLAPAAERQRTLPMA, from the coding sequence GTGACCGCTCCCAAGTTGCTCGTCATCCAGCCAGACGAATCAGATCCGATCGGCCCCCTCGGCGACTGGCTCACCGAGGCGGGAGCCGAGCTCGACATCCGGTTGCCGCCCGAACAGGATCTCCCCGCCGATCTTGACGGGTACGCGGGCGTCGTCTGTCTTGGCGGGGGGATGGGTGCCAACGACGACGCAGCCCATCCGTGGCTTGCGGACGTGCGGAAGCTTCTTTCGAAGGCTGCGAGCACTCACATCCCGACGCTCGCGATCTGTCTCGGCGGCCAGCTCCTGGCGACGGCGCTGGGCGGCATCGTCGCCACAGGTGATCAAGGGCCCGAGGTCGGCCCGGGGCTTGTGTCCAAGAAGGACGCTGCTTGGACTGACCCGCTCTTCGCGGACCTGCCGCTCATGCAGGACGTCTTGCAGTTCCACAACGACGCGATCACTCGGCTGCCGGCCGGAGCCGAACTCCTCGCTTCCTCGCCGCGGTATGCCTACCAGGCCTTCCGATTCGACCGTTGTGCCTACGGTGTCCAGTTCCATATCGAGACAACGCCGGACATCGTGCTCGACTGGGCGCGGCAGTCGCCGGAAATGGCGGAACTCACCCGGCCGGACGCACTCACCCCGGAAAATCTCGCCCAGGTGCACGCCGACATCACCGAAACCTGGCGACCGTTCGCGCATCGCTTCGTCCGACTGGTGTCCGGTGACCTCGCTCCGGCTGCGGAACGTCAACGTACATTGCCGATGGCTTAA
- a CDS encoding inorganic phosphate transporter — translation MLVVLVVVTALIFDFTNGFHDTANSMATSIATGALRPKVAVTISAVLNLVGAFLSVEVAKTISNGLVDDTKIGPAIVFGGLVGAIVWNLVTWFVGLPSSSSHALFGGLIGATWVSAGTDSVHFGKIVEKVLIPAALSPVLAGLAAMIVTYFVYRIFVRRGRTSGFRVGQIISASLVSLAHGTNDAQKTMGVITLTMITAGTLPAGAGPPLWVIVSAALALALGTYLGGWRITYTLGKGLTDIDGPQGFAAQTSSAAVILASTSFGFPLSTTHVCSGGIVGSGVGRNESPVRWGTAGRMVIAWLFTLPAAAIVGAAAGLVTSTGTVGTISVGVVGLAIGIGIYLLSRRSPVNAGSFTTPAPTVPEQEVGRIAA, via the coding sequence GTGTTGGTCGTGCTCGTCGTCGTCACGGCCCTAATTTTCGATTTCACAAACGGGTTCCATGACACGGCCAACTCGATGGCGACGTCGATCGCCACGGGGGCGCTGCGTCCCAAGGTGGCCGTGACGATCTCCGCGGTCCTGAACCTGGTCGGAGCCTTCCTGTCGGTCGAAGTCGCCAAGACCATCTCGAATGGACTGGTCGACGACACCAAGATCGGGCCGGCGATCGTGTTCGGCGGTCTGGTCGGGGCGATCGTGTGGAACCTGGTCACTTGGTTCGTGGGACTGCCGTCCAGTTCGTCCCATGCGTTGTTCGGTGGGCTGATCGGCGCTACGTGGGTGTCGGCCGGAACGGACTCCGTCCATTTCGGAAAGATCGTCGAGAAGGTGCTGATCCCAGCGGCACTGTCGCCTGTCCTGGCAGGCCTTGCCGCGATGATCGTGACGTACTTCGTCTACCGGATCTTCGTCCGGCGCGGCCGCACGTCGGGCTTCCGAGTCGGCCAGATCATCTCGGCTTCGCTCGTCTCGCTAGCTCATGGCACGAACGACGCGCAGAAGACCATGGGTGTCATCACGCTGACGATGATCACTGCCGGAACCCTGCCCGCCGGAGCCGGTCCGCCGCTCTGGGTGATCGTCAGTGCGGCATTGGCGTTGGCGCTCGGCACTTACCTGGGTGGCTGGCGAATCACCTACACGCTGGGTAAGGGCCTGACGGACATCGATGGCCCGCAGGGCTTCGCCGCGCAGACCAGCTCGGCGGCGGTCATTCTCGCCTCGACGAGCTTCGGCTTTCCGCTTTCGACGACTCACGTCTGTTCCGGCGGCATCGTCGGTTCAGGTGTGGGCAGGAACGAGTCACCGGTCCGCTGGGGTACTGCCGGCCGCATGGTGATCGCCTGGCTGTTCACGCTTCCGGCAGCTGCCATCGTCGGAGCCGCTGCAGGTCTCGTGACTTCGACAGGCACTGTGGGCACCATCTCCGTCGGTGTAGTGGGCCTGGCGATCGGTATCGGGATTTACCTTCTTTCGCGGCGGAGCCCCGTCAACGCCGGCAGCTTCACCACTCCGGCCCCGACCGTTCCAGAACAGGAAGTCGGCAGGATCGCCGCCTAG
- a CDS encoding bifunctional [glutamine synthetase] adenylyltransferase/[glutamine synthetase]-adenylyl-L-tyrosine phosphorylase, whose amino-acid sequence MVERARPTASVARYGFTDPRADGQLRAAGWWTESGPDSSAADVLSALSRAADPDLALSGLDRIREADPAAWTELDQELRANRTFRGRLLGVLGTSSALADFLVGNTDCWKTLQGDKCTEPDQYVSRLLDHLRSEGELLTGLESEQALRAGYRELLLGIAAADLGHLVEPGLHQPPYAEIGAQLTKLAEAALTVGLLVAESEVGAGVEGRLAVIAMGKCGGRELNYVSDVDVIFVGDGDLSVSTRLASTMMRVVGKACFEVDAALRPEGKAGALVRTLDGHAAYYQKWAKTWEFQALLKARPVAGDPELGRQYAEMVAPKVWAAADRENFVPEVQKMRRRVEGHVPSAHAERELKLGRGGLRDVEFAVQLLQLVHGRIDAELRSPSTMDALAALGEGGYVGRTDAAELGSSYEFLRTIEHRLQLRRLRRTHLFPAASDASELRTIARASGVRPARGRSEGDVLLAEFRRHLQSIRRLHEKLFYRPLLQSVANVPTEALRLTTKQAESRLAALGYAAPDGALQHIKALTAGMSRRAAIQQALLPVLLDLLADTPDPDRGLLSYRKVSEALEQTPWYLRVLRDEGAVVERLAFLLGTSRLVPDLLVRAPEVLQLLGDPARLAGRTPAEVAISLRAAVRRQPGLNAAVAAARSLRRHEMLRIASADLLGLLDVPAVCEALSSVWVAVLQGALAAAFRQRQAELGQTPAKIAVIGMGRLGGAELGYGSDADVLFVCEPTEGVSDSEAAKFASSVAETVRKILGAPSPDPALVVDADLRPEGRSGPLVRTLESYRSYYGRWAEVWESQALLRARFIAGDDDLGARFIAMIDPIRYPQAGLDAVRVREIRRIKARVETERMPKGADPTRHTKLGRGGLADVEWTVQLMQLRHGHEVEGLRTTSTIEALKAAVEAGLAEAAEIESLTEAWLLATRVRNAGMLVRGKAVDEIPSSGRDLAAVARVLGYSADDDPGEFLDAYRRTTRRAHAVVETLFYQDRPL is encoded by the coding sequence ATGGTTGAGCGCGCCAGGCCGACCGCTTCCGTGGCGAGATACGGCTTCACCGACCCCCGTGCCGACGGGCAGCTGCGTGCTGCCGGTTGGTGGACCGAATCCGGCCCGGACAGCTCCGCTGCCGACGTGCTGTCAGCCCTTTCCCGCGCGGCGGATCCCGATCTGGCCTTGAGTGGACTCGACCGGATCAGGGAGGCCGATCCGGCTGCCTGGACTGAGCTCGACCAGGAGCTTCGGGCGAACCGCACCTTCCGTGGCCGGTTGCTCGGTGTTCTGGGCACCTCAAGCGCGCTCGCGGACTTCCTGGTCGGGAACACCGATTGCTGGAAGACCCTCCAGGGCGACAAGTGCACTGAGCCGGATCAGTACGTGAGCCGCCTTCTTGACCATTTACGGTCGGAAGGAGAGCTGCTCACAGGGCTTGAGTCAGAGCAGGCTCTTCGCGCCGGATACCGCGAACTGCTTCTCGGGATCGCGGCGGCCGACCTCGGTCATCTCGTCGAACCTGGCCTCCATCAGCCGCCCTATGCCGAAATCGGTGCTCAGCTCACCAAGCTGGCCGAGGCCGCACTCACGGTGGGCCTTCTGGTCGCGGAGTCAGAGGTGGGTGCCGGGGTCGAAGGCCGGCTGGCCGTGATCGCGATGGGCAAATGCGGTGGCCGAGAGCTGAACTATGTGAGCGACGTGGATGTCATCTTCGTCGGAGATGGAGATCTCTCGGTTTCGACGCGGCTGGCCAGCACGATGATGCGCGTGGTCGGCAAGGCCTGCTTCGAGGTCGACGCGGCTTTGCGCCCGGAGGGCAAGGCGGGCGCATTGGTCCGCACCCTCGACGGCCACGCTGCCTACTACCAGAAATGGGCCAAGACCTGGGAGTTCCAGGCGTTGCTCAAAGCGCGACCGGTCGCAGGCGACCCCGAGCTCGGGCGTCAGTACGCGGAGATGGTCGCTCCGAAAGTGTGGGCGGCGGCCGATCGGGAGAACTTCGTCCCCGAGGTGCAGAAGATGCGGCGCCGCGTCGAAGGCCACGTGCCCTCCGCGCACGCCGAGCGGGAACTGAAGCTGGGACGCGGCGGCCTTCGCGATGTCGAGTTCGCGGTGCAGTTGCTGCAGCTGGTCCACGGTCGAATCGATGCCGAGCTGCGTTCTCCGTCCACGATGGACGCGCTCGCCGCATTGGGGGAGGGCGGGTACGTCGGTCGCACGGATGCCGCGGAGCTTGGATCGTCGTACGAATTCCTCAGGACCATTGAGCATCGCCTCCAGCTTCGCCGGCTTCGGCGTACGCACCTGTTTCCCGCGGCTTCGGACGCGAGTGAGTTGCGAACGATCGCGAGGGCGAGCGGAGTTCGGCCCGCCCGTGGCCGGAGCGAAGGAGATGTGCTGCTGGCGGAGTTCCGGCGCCACCTGCAGAGCATCCGACGTCTTCACGAGAAGCTCTTCTACCGCCCGCTCCTGCAGTCCGTTGCGAACGTGCCCACCGAAGCACTACGGCTGACGACGAAACAGGCGGAAAGCCGCCTCGCCGCACTCGGCTACGCCGCGCCGGACGGGGCACTGCAGCACATCAAGGCACTGACTGCCGGAATGTCGCGTCGGGCGGCCATCCAGCAGGCTCTGCTGCCGGTCTTGCTGGACCTTCTCGCCGACACCCCGGACCCTGACCGCGGACTTCTGTCCTATCGGAAGGTCTCCGAGGCGCTTGAGCAAACTCCTTGGTACCTCAGGGTTCTTCGGGACGAGGGTGCTGTCGTCGAACGGCTCGCCTTCCTGCTGGGCACATCGCGGTTGGTGCCTGACCTGCTGGTGAGAGCGCCGGAAGTCCTGCAACTGCTCGGAGATCCCGCGCGCCTGGCGGGTCGCACCCCGGCGGAAGTGGCCATTTCACTACGAGCTGCGGTTCGCCGTCAGCCGGGTTTGAACGCCGCGGTCGCGGCCGCCAGATCGCTCCGACGGCACGAGATGCTGCGGATCGCGTCCGCCGACTTACTGGGGTTGCTCGATGTCCCCGCGGTCTGCGAGGCGCTGTCGAGTGTGTGGGTCGCCGTGTTGCAAGGCGCCTTGGCTGCGGCTTTTCGCCAGCGGCAGGCAGAGCTCGGCCAGACGCCCGCGAAGATCGCCGTCATCGGTATGGGGCGTCTGGGCGGAGCCGAACTCGGCTATGGATCCGACGCCGACGTGCTCTTCGTCTGCGAGCCGACTGAGGGGGTGTCGGACTCCGAAGCAGCGAAGTTCGCTTCCTCCGTCGCCGAGACGGTGCGCAAGATTCTCGGCGCGCCCAGCCCTGACCCTGCATTGGTCGTCGACGCCGATCTTCGTCCCGAAGGGCGGAGCGGCCCGTTGGTGCGGACCCTCGAGTCCTACCGCAGCTACTACGGACGGTGGGCGGAGGTCTGGGAATCGCAGGCACTGCTTCGGGCCCGGTTCATCGCCGGCGACGACGATCTCGGCGCACGGTTCATCGCAATGATCGACCCCATCCGCTACCCGCAGGCCGGCCTCGACGCGGTTCGAGTGCGCGAGATCAGACGGATCAAGGCGCGGGTGGAGACGGAGCGGATGCCCAAGGGCGCCGACCCGACAAGGCACACGAAACTCGGGCGCGGAGGGCTCGCCGACGTGGAGTGGACCGTGCAGCTCATGCAACTGCGTCACGGGCACGAGGTTGAGGGACTTCGGACCACGTCGACGATCGAAGCGCTGAAGGCCGCGGTGGAGGCAGGGCTCGCCGAGGCCGCCGAGATCGAATCTCTGACCGAAGCCTGGCTGTTGGCGACAAGGGTCCGGAACGCCGGGATGCTGGTCAGGGGCAAGGCCGTCGACGAGATCCCCAGCTCCGGTCGAGATCTCGCCGCGGTCGCGCGGGTACTCGGTTACTCCGCGGACGACGATCCAGGCGAGTTTCTTGATGCCTACCGGCGGACGACGCGGCGTGCCCATGCGGTCGTGGAGACCCTCTTCTACCAGGATCGACCGCTCTGA
- a CDS encoding acyl-CoA thioesterase — MTVREPFRTRIKVRHYELDTLGHLNHAVYHSYGEVSRLELMELAGGLNSGMRDANLAFVLLESHIVFRRELRAGDVVDVTCDAKFGTGKTFHMDSNIYKVDGTLSAEITCTLGLMDLERRKLVDDPRGRIERAGVDLKVLSTSE; from the coding sequence GTGACTGTGCGCGAGCCATTTCGCACCCGGATCAAGGTGCGCCATTACGAGCTGGACACTCTCGGCCATCTCAACCACGCCGTCTACCACTCGTACGGCGAGGTATCCAGGCTCGAGCTGATGGAGCTCGCCGGGGGCCTCAACTCGGGCATGCGAGACGCGAATCTCGCGTTCGTGCTGTTGGAGTCCCACATCGTGTTCCGACGCGAGCTTCGAGCCGGTGACGTCGTCGATGTGACCTGTGATGCCAAGTTCGGTACCGGCAAGACCTTCCACATGGACTCGAACATCTACAAGGTCGACGGCACCCTGTCCGCGGAAATCACCTGCACGCTGGGGCTGATGGATCTCGAGCGACGCAAGCTGGTGGATGACCCGCGCGGCCGTATCGAGCGTGCGGGCGTCGACCTGAAGGTTCTCTCCACCTCGGAGTAG
- the glnA gene encoding type I glutamate--ammonia ligase: MPTTPDDIQRLIADENVEVVDVRFCDLPGVMQHFTVPAKAFNEEAYEEGLAFDGSSVRGFQSIHESDMLLLPDPETARIDPFRKAKTLSLNFFVHDPFTREAYSRDPRNIARKAEQYISEYGVADNVFFGPEAEFYIFDSIRFDSAEHASFHEIDSVEGWWNTGADVPGGNQGYKTKFKGGYFPVPPVDHFADLRDEIVSKLQGSGFEIERAHHEVGTAGQTEINYKYNTLLHAADDLQLFKYIVKNTVFAAGKTATFMPKPLAGDNGSGMHCHQSLWKDGTPLFHDESGYAGLSDTARHYIGGLLKHAPSLLAFTNPTVNSYHRLVPGFEAPVSLVYSQRNRSACVRIPITGNNPKAKRAEFRCPDSSGNPYLAFSAMMMAGLDGIKNKIEPPEPIDKDLYELPPEEAQNVKLVPGDLGAVLDTLEADHDYLLEGGVFTPDVIDTWISYKRENEIDPLRLRPHPYEFSLYYDV; encoded by the coding sequence GTGCCCACTACTCCAGACGACATTCAGCGCCTTATCGCCGACGAGAACGTAGAGGTCGTCGACGTCAGGTTCTGCGACCTGCCCGGTGTGATGCAGCACTTCACCGTTCCGGCGAAGGCGTTCAACGAAGAAGCCTATGAAGAAGGCCTGGCCTTCGACGGCTCCTCGGTGCGTGGGTTCCAGTCGATCCACGAATCCGACATGCTGCTCCTCCCGGACCCCGAAACCGCGCGTATCGACCCGTTCCGCAAGGCCAAGACGCTTTCGCTGAACTTCTTCGTGCACGACCCGTTCACCCGGGAGGCGTACAGCCGCGACCCGCGCAACATCGCGCGCAAGGCCGAGCAGTACATCTCCGAGTACGGCGTCGCCGACAACGTGTTCTTCGGCCCGGAGGCCGAGTTCTACATCTTCGACTCGATCCGGTTCGACTCCGCCGAGCACGCCTCGTTCCACGAGATCGACTCCGTCGAGGGCTGGTGGAACACCGGTGCCGACGTGCCGGGCGGCAACCAGGGTTACAAGACGAAGTTCAAGGGCGGCTACTTCCCCGTTCCGCCGGTCGACCACTTCGCCGACCTGCGCGACGAGATCGTCAGCAAGCTGCAGGGGTCCGGTTTCGAGATCGAGCGCGCGCACCACGAAGTGGGCACCGCTGGTCAGACCGAGATCAACTACAAGTACAACACGCTGCTGCACGCTGCGGACGACCTGCAGCTGTTCAAGTACATCGTGAAGAACACCGTGTTCGCCGCCGGCAAGACCGCGACGTTCATGCCGAAGCCGCTCGCCGGTGACAACGGCTCGGGTATGCACTGCCACCAGTCGCTGTGGAAGGACGGCACGCCGCTGTTCCACGACGAGTCGGGTTACGCGGGGCTGTCCGACACCGCCCGTCACTACATCGGCGGTCTGCTCAAGCACGCGCCGAGCCTGCTGGCCTTCACCAACCCGACCGTCAACTCGTACCACCGGCTCGTGCCGGGCTTCGAGGCTCCGGTCAGCCTGGTGTACTCGCAGCGGAACCGGTCGGCTTGTGTCCGTATCCCCATCACGGGCAACAACCCGAAGGCCAAGCGCGCCGAGTTCCGGTGCCCGGACTCGTCCGGCAACCCGTACCTGGCGTTCTCGGCGATGATGATGGCCGGTCTCGACGGCATCAAGAACAAGATCGAGCCGCCGGAGCCCATCGACAAGGACCTCTACGAGCTCCCGCCGGAGGAGGCCCAGAACGTCAAGCTCGTTCCTGGCGACCTGGGTGCGGTTCTCGACACGCTCGAGGCCGACCACGATTACCTGCTCGAGGGTGGCGTGTTCACCCCCGACGTGATCGACACGTGGATCTCCTACAAGCGTGAGAACGAGATCGACCCGCTGCGGCTGCGCCCGCACCCGTACGAGTTCTCGCTGTACTACGACGTGTAA
- a CDS encoding RDD family protein produces MARWTGEWLPGAGDETTAGGEGTQRWRGERLGLPQSGVGSVAGGGARLLGLVIDLVLASLVTTLFVTPNLQDPAVMQTFNLWSVGVWAAITVIPATFFGFTPGMAVVGVRVARLDGAQMVGVWRAVVRAALTFLIIPAALRNIDGRSWLDRLTGTVVIRMR; encoded by the coding sequence GTGGCGAGATGGACCGGAGAATGGCTACCCGGAGCCGGGGACGAAACGACGGCCGGTGGCGAGGGTACGCAGCGATGGCGTGGTGAGCGACTCGGCTTGCCCCAATCGGGTGTCGGCTCGGTAGCGGGCGGTGGGGCACGACTCCTCGGGCTGGTCATCGATTTGGTGCTCGCCTCGTTGGTCACCACTCTCTTCGTGACACCCAACCTCCAGGATCCGGCCGTCATGCAGACGTTCAACCTCTGGTCTGTGGGTGTCTGGGCGGCCATCACGGTCATTCCCGCCACGTTCTTCGGCTTCACTCCGGGTATGGCAGTGGTCGGAGTCCGCGTTGCCAGGCTCGACGGCGCACAGATGGTCGGAGTGTGGCGTGCAGTAGTGCGGGCCGCACTGACCTTTCTGATCATCCCTGCCGCGCTCCGCAACATCGACGGCCGGAGCTGGCTCGACCGGCTGACCGGAACCGTCGTGATCCGGATGCGATGA
- a CDS encoding DUF4191 domain-containing protein: MAGKQDKEAAKLAKKEKRAASKARRGQIFEAFKMQRKEDKALIPWMAGSLLVITGVVFGIGFIFDVHWVVLPLGILLGALAAVIIFGRRVQKTVYSKADGQPGAAAWALENMRGRWKVTPTVAATTQLDAVHRVLGGPGVVLVAEGAPHRVKSLLAQEKKRVSRLIGETPIYNVIIGNEEQQVPLKKLQGYLMKLPRNLKPAQVDALEAKLAALGSRGAAMPKGPMPAGAKMRNVQRTIRRR, encoded by the coding sequence ATGGCGGGAAAGCAGGACAAGGAAGCAGCGAAGCTGGCCAAGAAGGAGAAGCGCGCCGCGAGCAAGGCTCGCCGCGGGCAGATCTTCGAGGCCTTCAAGATGCAGCGCAAGGAAGACAAGGCGCTCATCCCCTGGATGGCCGGATCGCTCCTGGTCATCACCGGTGTCGTTTTCGGCATCGGGTTCATCTTCGACGTCCACTGGGTCGTGCTGCCGCTGGGCATTCTGCTCGGCGCACTCGCCGCTGTGATCATCTTCGGCAGGCGGGTCCAGAAGACCGTGTATTCGAAGGCGGACGGACAGCCGGGCGCCGCGGCCTGGGCACTCGAGAACATGCGAGGCCGCTGGAAGGTGACGCCGACAGTGGCGGCCACGACCCAGCTCGACGCCGTGCACCGAGTACTCGGTGGCCCGGGTGTCGTACTCGTCGCCGAAGGTGCGCCGCACCGCGTGAAGTCCCTGCTCGCGCAGGAGAAGAAGCGCGTTTCCCGCCTGATCGGTGAGACCCCGATCTACAACGTGATCATCGGGAACGAAGAGCAGCAGGTGCCGCTGAAGAAGCTTCAGGGCTACCTCATGAAGCTCCCGCGCAACCTCAAGCCCGCCCAGGTGGACGCGCTGGAAGCGAAGCTGGCCGCCCTCGGCAGCCGCGGCGCCGCGATGCCCAAGGGCCCGATGCCGGCCGGCGCGAAGATGCGCAACGTCCAGCGCACCATCCGCCGCCGCTGA